The following are from one region of the Acidobacteriota bacterium genome:
- a CDS encoding SAM-dependent methyltransferase codes for MYRSVFRPGASDFEAARDAGVHALLQDAGLLIPHQETRPDDRMPAHTIHLLKYPRLPMVSYPWEWAFSMLKDAALLHLDIMEKILPLGFWLRDASAFNVQYDGSGLRLIDTLSIGHRPAGSPWIAYGQFCSHFLAPLAMAAYRDIRTLGLWRNHIDGYPLDLAVTMLPFRRFFNPRLFMHLKLHARAQVTADRRDNLNRNRTRKKPQVSDLGLIGLTRSLRRTVEGLRWKPRSRIWDQYLNLRTYSEKDISTKTRFIRDVVGRAGPATVWDLGANTGEHSLISAASGAFVVSIDGDPACTEHVYRQNLPGKHRDRSILPLTMDLANPSPGLGWKGRERLSLTDRGPADLVLALALVHHLVLSSYVPLSMIAAWFAELGRHAVVEFVPPDDGMVQKLLQNRNGGHLPYDQNTFQTGFGRFFEVLDRVPLENGRILFFMKNKIPSNG; via the coding sequence GTGTATCGAAGCGTTTTTCGTCCGGGCGCTTCGGATTTTGAAGCCGCCCGGGATGCCGGAGTCCATGCCCTGCTTCAGGATGCCGGACTGTTGATCCCCCACCAGGAAACACGGCCGGACGACCGGATGCCTGCCCACACCATTCATTTGTTGAAATACCCGCGACTCCCGATGGTCAGCTATCCCTGGGAATGGGCCTTTTCCATGTTGAAAGATGCCGCCTTGCTGCATCTGGACATCATGGAAAAAATCCTGCCCCTGGGTTTCTGGTTGCGCGACGCCAGCGCCTTCAATGTCCAATACGACGGTTCGGGACTGCGTTTGATCGACACCTTGTCCATTGGACACCGCCCGGCGGGAAGCCCCTGGATCGCCTATGGCCAGTTCTGTTCCCATTTCCTGGCGCCCCTGGCTATGGCCGCATATCGGGATATCCGCACGCTGGGCTTGTGGCGCAATCACATCGACGGCTATCCTTTGGATCTGGCCGTGACGATGCTGCCGTTCCGGCGTTTTTTCAATCCCCGGCTCTTCATGCATCTCAAACTCCACGCCCGCGCCCAAGTGACGGCCGACCGCAGAGACAATCTGAATCGGAACAGGACACGGAAAAAGCCGCAAGTCAGCGATTTGGGTCTGATCGGACTGACCCGTTCGCTCAGGCGGACCGTCGAAGGTTTGCGATGGAAGCCGCGCTCCAGGATCTGGGATCAATACCTGAATTTGAGAACCTATTCCGAGAAAGACATCTCGACCAAAACCCGCTTCATCCGGGATGTTGTCGGCCGGGCCGGACCCGCCACCGTATGGGATCTGGGAGCCAATACGGGAGAGCACTCCTTGATATCCGCCGCATCGGGCGCTTTCGTTGTCAGCATCGACGGAGATCCCGCCTGCACCGAGCACGTCTACAGGCAGAACCTCCCGGGCAAGCACAGGGATCGATCCATTCTCCCGCTCACCATGGATCTCGCGAATCCTTCCCCCGGCCTCGGCTGGAAAGGCAGGGAACGATTGAGCTTGACGGATCGCGGCCCGGCGGATCTTGTTCTGGCTTTGGCCCTCGTTCATCACCTGGTGTTGTCATCCTATGTGCCGCTCTCCATGATTGCCGCCTGGTTTGCCGAACTCGGCCGGCATGCGGTGGTGGAATTTGTTCCCCCGGACGACGGCATGGTCCAAAAACTTCTCCAGAACCGCAATGGCGGACATCTTCCCTATGATCAAAACACCTTTCAAACCGGCTTCGGCCGTTTTTTTGAGGTTCTGGATCGAGTCCCCCTGGAAAACGGACGCATTCTATTTTTCATGAAAAACAAGATTCCAAGCAACGGATGA
- a CDS encoding sulfatase-like hydrolase/transferase, producing the protein MKDDLLDRVRDRGYAATLVIASVVLTPVIFTSFTIYSTNVMEFGMSILEMLKPLILFCLVAWTAGVILLMIAPKTVYVYLLSFFVALSLLFWIQGRLMVWDYSVLDGRPIVSSEYTIQAAVDSFVWVLVIALAIFFAKRIHLHARQFAVILILMQTATFGMDIWGLEEPPSFHRYRLDESHKYLFSKEKNVVLIILDAFQADIMMEILRDHPGYRTDFDGFTYYPNSLSAYSKTYAAIPAMLTGQWYENNKAIQDFLADAFKSRSVTNELIDLGWRVDLFPDVERSLYFSKRVASNMIPLKGRANTAREAGRLIDIALFRSSPHVLKKFWLNDYRWRFNRWFAEMDPDTDSNNQGFEIMDHPHPAIRFIKEAEAFSSAELSNPSFKLYHFMIPHEPFMLNEYLEMERLPSGRNGFFRHSKAGLEIVKRFLEVFRRSGIYDQTMFLVLSDHGGGEYLIDIDQTLLSEALQAKESSESRIPPRHMQSGLPLVLIKPFGASGELTISHAPVSLGDIASTIAESVALKRDYGGRNILNIGEKEDRTRRYLYFTFKEWNTQYLPDMTEYFIRGHSWIPSSWAASGNVFRPPSRRKAQRDEDPDSIFYDLGREIHFIQGFQETDWLSEGWSQPEFWGTWSNADFAIIRVPLTGRTLGALDVRFLFRPFLADGRLIEQRVGIKVNDHDLGEWRANQRNWHSVFIPSDIASASELLEIRLNLPDAAAPADFNLNNDERKLGIGITTMVIVDPPLYHLGQKIPFFDKSNFLNWLVDGWYEPQSNAVWSKGHQAVLRVPFAEKVHGPLEARFSFTPFLAEGVLDSQIVLLSVNGTLLEEWVVVKEGRYRALIPSDLVDGVEILEFVFQLPRATSLADHMESIDARVFGIELCEMEIVQPAK; encoded by the coding sequence ATGAAAGATGATTTGTTGGATAGAGTCCGTGATCGCGGATACGCGGCAACCCTGGTTATTGCTTCGGTGGTGTTGACTCCCGTCATTTTCACATCGTTCACGATCTATTCCACCAACGTAATGGAATTCGGCATGTCCATCTTGGAAATGCTGAAACCTTTGATCCTTTTCTGTCTTGTCGCATGGACGGCGGGCGTCATACTTTTAATGATCGCCCCCAAAACCGTTTATGTATACCTGTTATCTTTTTTCGTGGCTTTATCACTCTTGTTCTGGATTCAAGGCCGTCTTATGGTCTGGGATTACAGCGTTTTGGACGGTCGCCCCATCGTATCAAGTGAATACACGATCCAAGCCGCAGTGGATTCATTCGTTTGGGTTCTGGTTATCGCTCTGGCGATCTTTTTTGCCAAGCGCATCCATTTGCATGCACGGCAATTCGCCGTGATTCTGATCCTCATGCAGACCGCCACGTTCGGCATGGACATATGGGGCCTGGAAGAACCGCCTTCCTTCCACAGATATCGGCTCGATGAATCCCATAAATACTTGTTTTCCAAAGAGAAAAATGTGGTGCTGATCATTCTTGATGCGTTCCAGGCGGATATCATGATGGAAATTCTTCGTGATCATCCCGGCTATCGGACGGATTTTGATGGCTTCACATACTACCCAAACAGCCTGTCGGCCTATTCAAAAACCTATGCGGCCATTCCGGCCATGCTGACGGGCCAATGGTATGAAAACAACAAAGCCATCCAAGACTTCCTGGCCGATGCCTTCAAATCCAGGTCGGTAACAAACGAACTCATCGATCTTGGCTGGAGAGTGGACCTTTTTCCGGATGTCGAGCGATCTCTGTATTTCTCGAAACGGGTCGCTTCGAATATGATACCCCTCAAGGGTCGCGCGAACACGGCAAGAGAGGCGGGCCGATTGATCGATATCGCACTCTTCCGAAGCAGCCCCCATGTCCTGAAAAAATTCTGGCTCAATGATTACCGGTGGCGATTCAACAGATGGTTTGCCGAGATGGATCCCGACACGGACTCAAACAATCAGGGATTCGAAATCATGGATCATCCCCATCCAGCCATTCGCTTCATCAAAGAAGCCGAAGCGTTTTCATCAGCAGAATTATCCAATCCTTCATTCAAACTTTATCACTTCATGATCCCTCACGAACCCTTCATGTTGAATGAATATCTGGAGATGGAGCGACTCCCATCCGGGCGAAACGGATTTTTTCGTCATTCCAAAGCCGGGCTGGAAATCGTCAAGCGGTTTCTCGAGGTTTTTCGGCGGAGCGGCATTTATGATCAAACGATGTTTCTTGTTTTATCAGATCACGGCGGAGGGGAATATCTTATCGATATCGACCAAACCTTGCTTTCGGAAGCGCTCCAAGCCAAGGAAAGTAGCGAATCCCGGATTCCTCCGAGGCATATGCAGTCGGGATTGCCCCTGGTATTGATCAAGCCGTTCGGTGCATCGGGGGAGCTGACGATTTCCCATGCCCCTGTTTCTCTCGGAGACATCGCTTCCACCATTGCAGAAAGCGTCGCATTGAAAAGGGATTATGGGGGACGGAATATTCTGAATATCGGTGAAAAGGAAGACCGCACCCGGCGATACCTTTACTTCACTTTCAAAGAATGGAACACGCAATACCTGCCGGACATGACCGAATATTTTATTCGCGGACACAGTTGGATTCCCAGTTCATGGGCCGCCTCCGGGAATGTCTTTCGCCCTCCTTCACGGAGAAAAGCTCAGAGGGATGAAGATCCGGATTCCATATTTTACGACTTAGGGAGAGAGATTCATTTTATCCAAGGATTCCAAGAAACGGATTGGCTGAGCGAAGGTTGGAGCCAACCGGAATTTTGGGGAACATGGTCGAATGCGGATTTTGCAATAATCCGCGTGCCTTTGACCGGAAGGACTCTTGGGGCCCTGGATGTTCGGTTCCTGTTTCGACCATTTCTGGCGGATGGCCGTTTGATCGAACAGCGTGTCGGCATTAAGGTCAACGACCACGACCTTGGGGAATGGCGGGCAAACCAGAGAAATTGGCACAGCGTTTTCATCCCATCCGACATCGCATCGGCTTCCGAGTTGTTGGAAATCAGATTGAACCTGCCCGATGCCGCTGCTCCCGCCGATTTCAACCTCAACAATGATGAACGCAAACTTGGAATTGGAATCACCACGATGGTGATCGTCGATCCGCCTCTTTATCATCTCGGCCAAAAGATTCCGTTTTTTGATAAATCCAACTTTTTGAATTGGCTCGTCGACGGATGGTACGAGCCTCAGTCAAATGCCGTATGGTCAAAGGGACATCAGGCCGTGTTGCGTGTGCCGTTTGCCGAGAAGGTCCACGGCCCGCTCGAAGCCAGATTTTCATTCACTCCGTTTCTTGCTGAAGGGGTCTTGGACAGTCAGATTGTCCTGTTAAGCGTCAACGGAACACTCCTTGAGGAATGGGTCGTCGTGAAGGAGGGCCGTTACAGGGCTTTGATCCCGTCCGATCTTGTTGACGGCGTAGAAATCCTGGAATTCGTTTTTCAACTTCCCCGGGCGACATCTCTTGCCGACCATATGGAGTCTATCGACGCCCGTGTGTTCGGAATCGAGCTATGCGAAATGGAAATTGTTCAACCGGCCAAATGA
- a CDS encoding tetratricopeptide repeat protein: MVQSTRLRFAGMSTALLACLVLLGACGSKGEDRTGVRVPGSDRSPDAAPIMTQAAEGTSEPEAISLLGDKLYAAPPSAAALTAYEKAREAFDREPTEENTIWLGRRAAYLGRYREAVRIFSGGLERFPESYRLLRHRGHRHMTLRRFDDAVADFRRAAELAASRPRETEPDGTPNRLGVLLSNTHFNIWYHLGLAHYLQGRFEDAESAYRECLKWSDNDDLLAATSDWLYMTLRRLGKTAEAEAVLERITPEMNIIENGSYHNRLLMYKGLKSPEDLLAPSGAGTDADEASLNLATQGYGVGNWYLYNGDIERAAEIFRNILKAGNWAAFGAIAAEADLARL; the protein is encoded by the coding sequence ATGGTTCAATCCACAAGGTTACGTTTTGCCGGCATGTCAACGGCACTCCTGGCCTGCTTGGTTCTGCTGGGTGCATGCGGGAGCAAAGGTGAAGATCGGACCGGAGTCAGGGTGCCGGGATCGGACCGCAGCCCGGATGCCGCCCCGATCATGACGCAGGCCGCCGAAGGAACATCCGAACCCGAAGCGATCTCTCTCTTGGGGGATAAGCTCTATGCCGCCCCGCCGTCGGCCGCTGCGCTCACCGCCTACGAAAAGGCCCGCGAGGCCTTCGATCGCGAACCGACCGAAGAGAACACCATCTGGCTGGGCCGGAGAGCCGCCTATCTCGGCCGGTACCGGGAGGCCGTCCGCATCTTCAGCGGCGGCCTCGAACGTTTTCCCGAATCCTACCGGCTTCTCCGTCACCGCGGCCACCGCCATATGACCCTGAGGCGGTTCGACGATGCCGTTGCCGACTTCCGGCGGGCCGCCGAACTCGCCGCCTCGCGGCCGCGGGAAACCGAACCCGACGGCACTCCCAACAGGCTCGGTGTTTTGTTGTCCAACACCCATTTCAACATCTGGTATCACCTGGGCCTCGCCCATTATCTCCAGGGCCGGTTCGAAGACGCGGAATCGGCCTACCGCGAATGCCTGAAGTGGAGCGACAACGACGATCTTCTCGCCGCGACATCGGACTGGCTCTATATGACCCTCCGGCGCCTGGGCAAAACGGCCGAGGCGGAGGCCGTTCTGGAGCGGATCACGCCCGAAATGAACATCATCGAAAACGGCTCCTATCACAACCGGCTTCTGATGTACAAAGGGCTCAAGTCTCCCGAGGACCTGCTTGCGCCCTCCGGCGCCGGGACGGATGCGGACGAAGCTTCCCTGAACCTGGCGACACAGGGATACGGCGTCGGGAACTGGTATTTGTATAACGGCGACATCGAGCGGGCCGCGGAGATTTTCCGCAACATTCTGAAAGCCGGAAACTGGGCCGCCTTCGGCGCGATCGCCGCCGAGGCCGACCTGGCGCGCCTGTAA
- a CDS encoding adenine phosphoribosyltransferase, whose translation MSNHLASKIRTVPNWPKPGIMFRDITTLLKDPEGFKTTVDLLFDRYKDRGIGAVAGIESRGFIVGAALAHRLKVGFLPIRKPGKLPAETVSEEYELEYGRDRIEIHRDAVGKGQRILLVDDLIATGGTALAGCHLIEKLGGEVVECAFIIDLVDLGGNRKLMDAGYKTFRLVEFEGE comes from the coding sequence ATGTCGAACCATCTCGCCTCAAAAATCCGGACCGTTCCGAACTGGCCGAAGCCCGGAATCATGTTCCGGGATATCACAACGCTTTTAAAGGACCCCGAGGGCTTCAAGACGACGGTCGATCTTCTCTTCGACCGCTACAAGGACCGCGGCATCGGCGCCGTGGCCGGAATCGAAAGCCGGGGATTTATCGTCGGGGCCGCTCTGGCCCACAGGCTCAAGGTCGGCTTTCTCCCCATCCGCAAGCCCGGCAAGCTTCCGGCCGAGACCGTCTCGGAGGAGTACGAACTCGAATACGGGCGGGACCGGATCGAAATTCACAGGGACGCCGTCGGAAAGGGCCAGAGGATCCTGCTCGTCGACGATCTGATCGCAACGGGCGGCACGGCTCTGGCCGGATGCCACCTCATCGAGAAGCTCGGCGGCGAGGTCGTCGAGTGCGCCTTCATCATCGACCTGGTCGATCTCGGCGGAAACAGGAAGCTCATGGACGCGGGATACAAGACGTTTCGCCTCGTCGAATTCGAAGGGGAATAA
- a CDS encoding DUF885 family protein, with protein MKQGTIILLGAALLVSCGSPRPAVDGIAADYIAAWKEFRPSRAFAAGDRESAFRFESLAPEAIEAWIAVNEETLDRLSGLPGKLSIDDRADRNLLERQILTELETWREDRAHTASPSLYSGLISQALTHLLAREDLPPAQRRRAVVERLEGIRSLCGEGRALLGDGRPQSTSRSIGGLESSARFFETALPGIVAAWPGDHPDDFDASARETAAAVRELADHVRNNVLPRASLPDALGRDIYASKLKIAVGLDLTPEGLDEIAGREIAEVRRLMAVESRLYHAEKRPDEPVPGSFDELVGSAIRDMEDNRESTQAGFLAEFLDLIERSEAFVREQGIATIPEPRTLMTALSPAHFAGAAVGGVYPAGPFNPGADTLFYLPTVPDDAPEDVKEGFYRSFNNHFNAMIIPHEITPGHYMQAKIAAKLPRIVRPLFPDGLYVEGWATLCEPIALDAGWNGRNRLDRLAHLRKKLENAVRAYISVQVHCNGWDRDRVLEFAVKEGLLAPQFAVNLWDRVIDSPFQITTYFLGLREMSDFMSRERALQGAEFNLRAFCDAVLGAGPVPISFLPELVGTK; from the coding sequence ATGAAACAAGGAACGATCATTCTGCTGGGCGCGGCCCTGCTGGTTTCCTGCGGATCGCCGCGGCCGGCCGTGGACGGCATCGCCGCCGATTACATCGCGGCCTGGAAAGAGTTCCGCCCCAGCCGGGCCTTTGCCGCCGGAGACCGCGAGTCCGCATTCCGGTTCGAGAGCCTGGCCCCGGAGGCGATCGAAGCCTGGATCGCCGTCAATGAGGAGACGCTGGACCGGCTGAGCGGACTGCCGGGGAAACTGTCCATCGACGACCGGGCCGACCGGAATCTTCTGGAACGGCAGATCCTGACCGAACTCGAAACATGGCGGGAGGACCGCGCCCACACCGCGTCGCCCTCTCTCTACTCCGGCCTGATCTCCCAGGCGCTGACCCATCTCCTGGCCCGCGAGGACCTGCCGCCGGCGCAGAGGCGCCGGGCCGTCGTCGAACGGCTGGAGGGGATCCGCAGCCTCTGCGGGGAGGGCCGGGCGCTTCTCGGCGACGGGCGGCCGCAGAGCACGTCCCGCAGCATCGGCGGGCTCGAATCCTCGGCCCGCTTTTTCGAAACCGCGCTTCCGGGAATCGTCGCGGCCTGGCCGGGCGATCATCCGGACGACTTCGACGCTTCGGCCCGCGAAACCGCGGCCGCCGTCAGGGAACTCGCCGACCACGTCCGGAACAATGTGCTGCCTCGGGCGTCTCTTCCCGATGCCCTGGGACGGGACATATACGCGTCAAAACTGAAAATCGCCGTCGGCCTGGACCTGACTCCGGAAGGTCTGGATGAAATCGCCGGCCGGGAGATCGCCGAGGTGCGCCGTCTCATGGCCGTCGAGTCCCGTCTCTATCACGCGGAAAAACGCCCGGACGAACCCGTGCCCGGATCCTTCGACGAGCTCGTCGGGTCGGCCATCCGCGACATGGAGGACAATCGGGAATCGACCCAGGCCGGTTTTCTGGCCGAATTTCTGGATCTCATCGAGCGATCCGAGGCTTTCGTCCGCGAACAGGGCATCGCCACGATTCCCGAGCCGCGGACTCTGATGACGGCTCTTTCTCCGGCTCATTTCGCAGGGGCCGCCGTGGGCGGGGTCTATCCTGCCGGACCTTTCAATCCCGGCGCCGATACGCTGTTCTACCTTCCGACCGTTCCCGACGATGCGCCGGAGGATGTCAAGGAAGGCTTCTATCGCTCCTTCAACAACCACTTCAACGCCATGATCATTCCCCACGAGATCACGCCGGGACACTACATGCAGGCCAAGATCGCGGCCAAGCTGCCGCGAATCGTCCGGCCGCTGTTTCCCGACGGACTTTACGTCGAGGGGTGGGCCACGTTGTGCGAGCCCATCGCGCTCGACGCGGGCTGGAACGGCCGCAACCGGCTGGACCGACTGGCCCATCTCCGAAAAAAACTTGAAAATGCCGTCCGGGCCTATATCAGCGTTCAGGTCCACTGCAACGGCTGGGACCGCGACCGGGTCCTGGAATTCGCCGTCAAAGAAGGGCTGCTGGCGCCCCAGTTTGCCGTCAACCTCTGGGACCGGGTCATCGACTCACCCTTCCAGATCACGACCTACTTTCTGGGCCTGCGGGAGATGAGCGATTTCATGTCCAGGGAGAGGGCGCTGCAGGGAGCGGAATTCAACCTCCGCGCATTTTGCGACGCCGTCCTCGGGGCCGGGCCCGTGCCGATTTCGTTCCTGCCCGAACTTGTCGGGACCAAATGA
- a CDS encoding zinc-binding dehydrogenase, translating into MKKISAVQFFGPFDNVRETRYSSGAGTARDRPEEDATMTMKAVRLTEIGKPLRMEDRPIPAVGDRDVLIAVRAAGICHSDAHYRAGTSPAVVPVTPGHEVAGVVEKVGPRVSGLKRGDRVGVHYLVTCGACPYCVRGREQFCVEGRMIGKHIDGGYAEYIAVPSRSVVPLPNEIPFEQGAIMMCSSITSFHALRKSRLRAGETVAIFGVGGLGLSAVQLAKAFGALDVYAVDIRTSKLVRAEKYGAIPIDASDGDPVAAIRNLTGGRGVDIAIELIGLPQVTRQAVQAAGVFGRVVLVGLTDRLLEVDPYREILGKEVEIIGASDHQMSEFPLLMEYARRGLLDLSDVVTGTIPLEAAAVNEALDNLDNYGDRIRTVIVPKKD; encoded by the coding sequence ATGAAAAAAATCTCCGCCGTCCAATTCTTCGGGCCCTTTGACAACGTCCGCGAGACGCGTTATTCTTCCGGTGCCGGGACGGCGCGGGACCGCCCGGAGGAGGACGCGACCATGACCATGAAAGCCGTGCGCCTGACGGAAATCGGAAAACCCCTGCGGATGGAGGATCGGCCCATCCCCGCGGTCGGCGACCGTGACGTTCTCATCGCCGTCCGGGCGGCGGGTATCTGCCACTCGGACGCCCACTACCGGGCCGGGACCTCGCCGGCGGTCGTCCCGGTCACGCCGGGCCACGAAGTGGCCGGGGTCGTCGAAAAGGTCGGCCCGCGCGTGTCCGGCCTAAAACGCGGCGACCGTGTCGGCGTCCACTACCTCGTGACCTGCGGCGCCTGCCCTTACTGCGTCCGGGGCCGCGAGCAGTTCTGCGTCGAGGGCCGGATGATCGGCAAGCACATCGACGGCGGATACGCCGAATACATCGCCGTGCCCTCCCGCAGCGTCGTCCCCCTTCCGAACGAGATCCCCTTCGAGCAGGGCGCGATCATGATGTGCTCGTCCATCACCTCGTTCCACGCCCTTCGCAAATCGCGCCTGCGGGCCGGGGAGACGGTGGCCATCTTCGGCGTCGGAGGATTGGGCCTGTCCGCCGTCCAGCTCGCCAAGGCTTTCGGCGCCCTCGACGTCTACGCCGTCGATATCCGGACGTCCAAACTCGTCCGGGCGGAAAAGTACGGGGCCATCCCCATCGACGCCTCCGACGGCGATCCCGTGGCCGCGATCCGAAACCTGACCGGAGGCCGCGGCGTCGACATCGCCATTGAGCTCATCGGCCTGCCCCAGGTGACCCGCCAGGCCGTCCAGGCGGCGGGGGTCTTCGGCCGCGTGGTCCTTGTCGGTCTCACCGACCGCCTTCTCGAGGTCGACCCCTACCGCGAGATTCTCGGCAAGGAGGTCGAGATCATCGGCGCCTCCGACCACCAGATGTCGGAATTCCCCCTCCTCATGGAATACGCCCGCCGCGGCCTGCTGGACCTCTCCGACGTTGTGACGGGGACGATTCCCCTGGAGGCCGCCGCCGTCAACGAAGCTCTGGACAATCTCGACAACTACGGCGACCGCATCCGGACGGTGATCGTTCCGAAAAAGGATTGA
- a CDS encoding PIN domain-containing protein — translation MTAWFVDANIFLRFLTVDDCGQHEKAVRLFDAARRGECRLATGPPVLFELAWTLRAAYKQPKARVLEILKAVFATPGLTLIDAPLVADALTLASATGSEFADAYIAASCRAAKCSGVVTFNRKDFARLGVKLADL, via the coding sequence ATGACGGCCTGGTTCGTCGACGCGAACATCTTCCTCCGTTTTCTGACCGTTGACGATTGCGGCCAACATGAGAAAGCCGTCCGCCTTTTCGATGCCGCCCGCCGGGGGGAATGCCGCCTGGCTACGGGTCCTCCCGTTCTCTTCGAGCTGGCCTGGACGCTTCGGGCAGCCTACAAACAGCCGAAAGCCCGCGTTCTCGAAATCTTAAAGGCCGTCTTCGCGACGCCCGGACTGACTCTCATCGACGCCCCGCTCGTCGCCGATGCGCTGACTCTCGCATCCGCGACCGGATCGGAATTCGCCGATGCCTATATCGCCGCGAGTTGCCGGGCGGCGAAATGTTCGGGTGTTGTGACTTTCAACCGAAAGGACTTCGCCCGGCTTGGAGTCAAATTGGCGGATCTCTAA
- a CDS encoding AbrB/MazE/SpoVT family DNA-binding domain-containing protein, which yields MTTATVSSKSQITLPAAACREIGIKPNDRVLVEVRDGAIIIRSAPDLMDFRGALGKALPRKTETGAARQAAAKRLNKTS from the coding sequence ATGACGACAGCCACGGTCTCTTCAAAAAGTCAGATCACCCTCCCGGCGGCGGCCTGCCGGGAGATCGGCATCAAGCCCAACGACCGGGTTCTCGTCGAAGTCCGGGATGGGGCGATCATCATCCGTTCCGCCCCGGACCTGATGGACTTCCGGGGCGCGCTGGGCAAAGCCCTGCCCCGAAAAACCGAGACGGGGGCGGCGAGACAGGCCGCGGCGAAGCGTCTGAACAAGACGTCATGA
- the hisD gene encoding histidinol dehydrogenase, with the protein MKITRIEDIGPEFFIRREIEDPPGVREIVQSVRMGGDEALRALTLKFDGVRVEHFRVPEEALQAAADAADPELRAALRMAADNLRRVCEAEMASVARNLKIEVEPGVVAERRTMPIARAGVYVPGGRHPLASSLLMGVVPARTAGVSGIAVCSPPGRDGLPHPAILAAARIAGVQEVYAAGGAQAVSALAYGTESIPRVDKIVGPGNAYVTAAKKIVYGDCGIDGVAGPSEILILADDGADPAAAAADMIAQAEHDPDAQAVLVTDSMELAEAVRREIERRLAGRDAEASDAARSSIERNGRIVIARCLEDATEFIDRKAPEHLELLVRDPEKWLDRFRNYGAAFVGPLTTEALGDYTSGLNHILPTAGAARFSGGLGVRDFLKAVNVLRVDREGLSRIGPPAAVLARAEGLDGHALSVETRLSIGMAEAG; encoded by the coding sequence ATGAAAATCACGCGGATCGAGGATATCGGACCGGAGTTTTTCATCCGCCGGGAAATCGAGGACCCTCCGGGAGTCCGGGAGATTGTCCAGTCCGTAAGGATGGGCGGCGATGAGGCCCTCCGCGCCTTGACCCTGAAGTTCGACGGCGTCCGGGTCGAACATTTCCGGGTTCCGGAGGAAGCACTTCAGGCCGCGGCGGATGCGGCCGATCCGGAGCTACGAGCCGCGCTCCGCATGGCTGCGGACAACCTGCGCCGGGTCTGCGAGGCGGAAATGGCTTCCGTCGCGCGGAATCTCAAAATCGAAGTCGAGCCCGGAGTCGTCGCCGAGAGAAGAACCATGCCGATCGCCCGGGCCGGCGTCTATGTTCCGGGCGGACGCCATCCCCTGGCCTCGAGCCTTCTCATGGGCGTCGTTCCGGCCCGCACGGCCGGGGTTTCCGGAATCGCCGTCTGTTCGCCGCCCGGAAGAGACGGACTCCCCCATCCGGCGATTTTGGCCGCGGCCCGGATCGCCGGCGTTCAGGAAGTCTATGCCGCCGGCGGCGCCCAGGCCGTCTCCGCGCTCGCCTACGGCACGGAATCCATCCCCCGCGTCGACAAGATCGTCGGCCCCGGAAACGCCTATGTCACGGCGGCGAAAAAAATCGTCTATGGCGACTGCGGAATCGACGGCGTCGCCGGCCCGAGCGAAATCCTGATTCTCGCCGACGACGGAGCCGATCCGGCTGCGGCCGCGGCCGACATGATCGCCCAGGCCGAGCACGATCCCGACGCCCAGGCCGTTTTGGTCACGGATTCCATGGAACTCGCCGAGGCCGTGCGCCGGGAGATCGAGCGGCGTCTGGCCGGGAGGGATGCGGAGGCATCGGATGCGGCCCGAAGCTCCATCGAAAGGAACGGCCGGATCGTCATCGCCCGATGTTTGGAGGATGCGACGGAATTCATCGACCGGAAGGCGCCGGAACATCTCGAACTCCTGGTCCGGGATCCGGAAAAGTGGTTGGACCGGTTCAGGAATTACGGCGCTGCCTTTGTCGGCCCCCTGACAACCGAGGCGCTCGGCGACTATACGAGCGGGCTCAACCACATCCTGCCGACGGCCGGTGCGGCGCGGTTTTCCGGCGGGCTCGGCGTCCGGGACTTTCTCAAGGCCGTGAACGTCCTCCGCGTCGACCGGGAGGGACTTTCCCGGATCGGCCCGCCGGCCGCCGTTCTGGCCCGCGCGGAAGGCCTCGACGGCCACGCCCTTTCGGTCGAAACCCGCCTGTCAATAGGCATGGCTGAAGCCGGGTGA